The following proteins come from a genomic window of Salvia hispanica cultivar TCC Black 2014 chromosome 4, UniMelb_Shisp_WGS_1.0, whole genome shotgun sequence:
- the LOC125185392 gene encoding phosphoglycerate mutase-like protein 1 codes for MSTTLAIGGGIIDTIRYIPPSSPTFINHTFSHCFFTIPLFPSHFTNTIQNKHRPCSSSSSSSPPILASSSLSDMDAVRGQGMYPLHRCKTIHLVRHAQGFHNVAGEKDHSAYMSPELFDAALTPLGWQQVDNLRKHVHSTGLSKKIELVVVSPLLRTMQTAVGVFGGAGFDDGINAAPLMTENAGKSNRPAISSLNAPPFVAMELCREHLGVHWCDKRRSITEYKPLFPAIDFSLIETDEDTLWTLDVREADEDLAERGQKFLNWLWMREESEIAVVTHSGFLIHTLSAFGNDCQPPVKEEICKPFNNCELRSMVFVDRSMAATSSSKTNFPGKIPDGMDAPSEEAVAKN; via the exons ATGAGTACCACCTTGGCAATAGGAGGAGGAATTATAGATACAATTAGATACATCCCCCCTTCTTCTCCCACATTTATAAATCATACATTTTCCCACTGTTTTTTCACCATTCCTCTTTTCCCTTCTCACTTCACAAACACAATCCAAAACAAACACCGCCCttgctcctcctcctcctcctcctcaccTCCAATTCTCGCTTCATCCTCTCTCTCCG ATATGGATGCTGTAAGAGGCCAAGGCATGTATCCTTTGCACCGTTGCAAGACTATCCACTTG GTGAGACATGCCCAAGGTTTCCATAATGTGGCTGGAGAAAAGGACCACAGTGCATACATGTCCCCAGAGCTTTTTGATGCAGCACTAACCCCACTTGGCTGGCAACAG GTAGACAATCTTCGGAAGCATGTTCATTCCACAGGTCTTTCAAAGAAGATTGAATTAGTAGTTGTTTCCCCTTTATTAAG GACTATGCAAACAGCTGTTGGGGTTTTTGGCGGAGCCGGCTTTGATGATGGCATCAATGCAGCTCCTCTAATGACAGAAAATGCTGGGAAGAGTAATCGTCCAGCAATTTCAAGTCTAAATGCCCCGCCGTTCGTGGCAATGGAACTTTGTCGAGAGCATTTG GGAGTTCACTGGTGTGATAAGAGAAGGAGCATAACTGAGTACAAGCCTCTTTTTCCTGCTATTGATTTTTCATTG ATAGAAACTGATGAGGACACTCTCTGGACTCTGGATGTTAGAGAAGCTGATGAAGACCTAGCTGAGAGGGGCCAAAAGTTCTTGAACTG GTTGTGGATGCGAGAGGAGTCTGAGATAGCTGTTGTAACACACAGTGGATTCTTGATTCATACCCTTTCTGCATTTGGAAATGACTGCCAGCCTCCCGTGAAGGAAGAGATCTGTAAACC ATTCAACAATTGCGAACTTCGATCGATGGTGTTTGTGGATAGAAG CATGGCCGCTACAAGTTCCTCAAAAACTAATTTCCCAGGCAAAATTCCAGATGGAATGGACGCTCCTAGCGAAGAGGCTGTCGCGAAAAACTGA